The region GGTATTTCTGGTTGTTGACTCACTTGATCCACTACAGTATGTGATGGTTCAGCCCTCTCTGGGCCGTGAAGGTGTTCTTCCTCCAGTCCTTTTTCTTGTACTTCTTCCTTTGGAATGTCCCGTTTCTTTGTCGGCTCAGACAATTCCGGAAGCTCTTTGCTCCAAGTTTCTTCAGTCGTAGGTTTCATTGTCGCCACTTCTGGATGTTTAGTGGCTCCTTCTAATTCTCTATGATGCTCAATCTTTTGTGCTTCTTCCGGTGTCTCTGCCACCTGCTGAGTTTCTTCTGTAATTTTACTCTCAGGCTCTCgcgtttctctctctcttttaggCTCTTTATCAGCTACAGTTTGCACTGCTTCTGGTTTCCCTCTCCCAACCTTTTCTTTCACAACCCCATCAGTCTCGGGGTTGTTAGATTCTTCCTGAAGTTTCATTCCGACGTTGTCTCTTTCAAGAACCGCATCAGCTACAGCTTGCTCTCTTTCTGGTTTTgctgtctctctctcaacctCCTCTTCCTTCACTTCCTCAATCCCAACCCTACGAATTCCCTTTTCCCGTTTAGGCATGACAATTGTCAAGCTagcttcttcatcaaacttggCTTTGATCCGATCCAACACCACCCCATCAGGAATTTTGAAAACCTTTCTAAAACCCCTGAGTTCCACTCTTTTCTTGTATACCATCCAATCTATCATCACCATTTCCTGCACCGGCTTCTCCACACTGACTGTTATCCGCGTCCCATCTTCATTTATCTTGATATCAATGTTCTCTTTCCTGAAACCTGCATTTGTACAAACATTATAATTGTAACATCTCAAACCCCTCCCACCCCACCCCCTCCccacctcaaaaaaaaaaaaaaaaaaaccaatgaaAATTTTACCTCTGAGATATGCAGTGAGGATGAACATGCTGTCATGTTCTTTAGACAAGAAAACAGGACCTGCTCGGTCTTTGGCAATCATAACATCAGCGGTGGAAGCGAGATCATCTCTGGTTTTGGTGATCTTGAGTCCCAATTCAAGCTCcatagatgatttttttttttttttcccccttctaTTTGCCTTTTCTTGTTTATCTTTTGGTGAATTAATTTTGAGttaataaaatgagaaataggCTCATGGTTTACTGGTGAGAGGGATGTTAATGGAGAAACAATAATGTTGTCAAGTGTCAGCAATTGAGTAAAGCACATATTCATTGCTTCTTAAAACAGTTAAAAGTCGGTTGCTTTTTCATCGTATATTTTTCCTTGGCGGGAAGCTACGGTTTCCTTGGATACCAAAACATGAATCACCCCAGGTCGGGCCCAATAAGAGAAATTGAATCACAGCATTTCTTGGTAGAGACTAGGGATCTTTTAATTCATAATAAACATTTTATTTGTATATgcctttttattaatttttttcttcttctaaaaatacaaaaagagtATGTGcaccatttatttattattattaattttttttttttttatagctgaATACCATTTTGaggaattgaa is a window of Alnus glutinosa chromosome 4, dhAlnGlut1.1, whole genome shotgun sequence DNA encoding:
- the LOC133865416 gene encoding uncharacterized protein LOC133865416; the protein is MELELGLKITKTRDDLASTADVMIAKDRAGPVFLSKEHDSMFILTAYLRGFRKENIDIKINEDGTRITVSVEKPVQEMVMIDWMVYKKRVELRGFRKVFKIPDGVVLDRIKAKFDEEASLTIVMPKREKGIRRVGIEEVKEEEVERETAKPEREQAVADAVLERDNVGMKLQEESNNPETDGVVKEKVGRGKPEAVQTVADKEPKRERETREPESKITEETQQVAETPEEAQKIEHHRELEGATKHPEVATMKPTTEETWSKELPELSEPTKKRDIPKEEVQEKGLEEEHLHGPERAEPSHTVVDQVSQQPEIPHQPSSHRTEVEEKGTKGEFRQAEHEMPQEPQNQESHTDVRESTKSKPDQEPVQAETLQPERPVENHDKEEVKEREETHVVQNEVVQEASKERSSQEKEGESSEAGKKNDLGEQETRENQSDSKMCKLGAPCVIAGSAFLVSLIVFVIHKIRAKKNE